DNA from Ziziphus jujuba cultivar Dongzao chromosome 2, ASM3175591v1:
AGTTTTAAGACAATATTAATTCAAAAGATCAAAATTTTTTGTGGAACGGGTAGAATGCTGAAAACCAAACATGTCATTCTCTATATTGCACATGACATTATTTAGAAGCCTAGATCTAAAATTCTATCCATTTAATCTGTTGCCTAACTTCAAACTAATTGAACAAATATAGAAATCCTAATCAAGTTAGTGGTCAATGAAACTGATTTGCTGATATGTGATCCACATTCATTTCATGGCATTATCATATCCTACATTTAATGAGACCTCAGCAGAAAGAAAATATCAAAAGCTAATTTGAGAGACAATACATCAGATAGAATGATCAAAATATTACTTGTTCAATTGTCCGGTGCAAATGGATGGTGGCAGAATTCTCACAATGAACACTGACTATATCAGCTCCTGCTTTGATAAAGTCTGGCACACGCTTTTCAGGTTCTACAATCATCTGCAATGCTCCAACTTCAAATCAGAAAGATTCTTGTGGATCCAATTTTGAAAGAACCAATAAAAATACTAAGGATGTATAATACCAAATGCACATCCAAAGGAAGGTCTGTCACAGGGCGCAAGGCATCAACCACAAGAGGTCCAATGGTGATGTTTGGGACAAAGCGACCATCCATTACATCAACATGAATCCAATCACAACCAGCCAACTCCACTGCTTTCACCTAGATCAAGTGAGAGTCAAACTCCAACACCCATGAAAACCTTTATGAGATTTCATTGCAATCAGCAAAACTGATTAAGAGTATCTAACTCAGGTTGGTGCATTGACAACAATGATGAAACAAATGTatactaaaataaaatcagGCAGTAATACTGATTTGATTAGGTGTCCACACACAGATGTGCACAGAAACTAGAGTTATGGTTACAAGCTACAAAAATAGAACCTGCTCTCCCAACTTTGCAAAATTAGCAGAGAGAATGGATGGGGAAACAATGATATCACTTTTTGAGAACTTATCAACCCGAGATGAAGCCTTCACCACAGTCATAAATTTCTTCCTGAAATTATCCATAGACACGAATAAAAAATGCATCAGATTTTAGCAGGTACATTCCTCAAATAAGCTCAAAAAACCAAGCTAAGTCCTATTTTATGGAAAGAACGGTAAAAGAATCAATCACCTAGAGCATAACCTGAATAAGCAggattttcttttaagtttacaAATGAGTTAACATTCAATCATGAGGATAATACAGATATACTACCAAAGATTTATGAGCAGGTATAGTATCTAGAAAATGAAACTTTTCCTTTGGTTAACTACTTCTGGAACACTAAACAAAAGCCACAAACAAAGTTTCCAAGTGGTAAAACATATACTATAACTCATAATTTATGAGAAGTTCAAAAATAAGTGTCCCAACACTTTGAGCACTAGCATACTAGTAAACTCTCCAGATGTCATATCAATGTTGTGGAATTAATTTTGCCCAAACAAGGGTTGGAAGGTTTTCTGGCATGCAAAGAGGGCTAAATCCTGTCGTACAGGCCATATGTCTAGAAGGGCTCCTAGTCACCAAGAAAAAGATAAGTGACCATCAAGAATTGGACTGTCATCTGTTCTAGCCATATATCCATCTTCTCAATCATCCATGAGCCACGACAAACAACTAAAAGCTcacattattaaatatattcttatgtTTCAATTAGAAGGGAATATCCACTCCGCAAGTTACGTCAAACTTTTAAAATGacaagaattttctttttcactcaaaGCATGAAGTTCGAGATATCAGTTCATCAGAGCTTGAAGAGCAAATACCTAACTCCCACAAGAACTTTTCTCTTACAATACATACCAACCcgctttaaattttaataaaaatttacaatcagAGAAAGCAAGAAGAAGTATCTAAATTCTTACGTGGTCCTTAAACCGCATACTAATTCATTAACAGTTCCTTCGATATTGAATAATTTCTAACACAGAGTGGAATTCACCAACTAACACCTTGCAATAACATCTTAAATGATCCAACAAATTTCCCAACTTTTTCTAACATTTTCCGAACTGGGTTTCCACCCAAGGACACAAAATTTCCAATCCCAAACTTCAAAAttcaagaaaacaacaaaaaacccAATGAAAAttcagaaggaaaaaaagaaaaaaaaaacacaaaagaaatgaagaaaaaacaatacCTTGTGATGGTAAACGAACTGGGTTGTGAAAGGTATGGTTTTTGAAGCTTGAGACCCCCACCAAATCCACTAATCTGTGACTGGAGAGTCGATGAACACAAAGAAGTTGTTgacatcttcttctttttacctCCAAAAAGAGCTCTGTGTCTTCTTTGAGGCTTCAACGGTTAGgtagagagagagcgagagacagagagagagagagagagaggttggtcttttaattttcttttctggctcgttttctttttcctttcttttgctTCCCACCAACCTATTCTTCAACATAAGACGCTAAAACAATGGGagaaatttgaaggaaaatatggtTGCGTGGTGACACGTGTCACCTCGGTTTTCTGGTGGAGATTTTCTTATCTGCAATGGTTGGAGCTCTATCATTGCTGACTTGTAAGAGACCCCTTTTGGTTTTGCTTTGTCCTCTCATATTCACTCCCATACCTCTTGCAGAAACAATtaacaaatttaacaaaatttttaaacttttttttttttaattacaaagcaatattattgttttcatatTATTTCCATATGGTTTTCTTGCAGAacagacaaaaaaagaaaaaagaaaaaaaaacagaaattgaataagatatatacatacaaagtTATAATTGTAACAATGTCACAAGTCACCACCTAACTTTCAATATATTGGTAGACTGTATCGATAATGtatgtttaaattattattttttaggggAAACAAAATTGATAGGAATTAAAATGGAATTATTgattgcatatatatttttttgttttcttttattccaTATCAACttggttttaaaaaacaaaaaaatctgtCATTAAATTGGATTCTAAATAGACaattttgcaaatataaatGTGGAGTTGGCACTTACTTGGATTACCCTATCTTTATGATCTctatatagaattttaaatacaggaaaaaataaaaagcaaggaCAATTaatggttttttgtttattttacttGTATTTATAAACTTAATCTAGTTGAAAATCATTAAGAAGACACTTTCAAATTCaagtttaattttgattttcatgaaattccttcctttttagTATAatgttaacaaaataaaaagaaaaaaatattttattttgttaatttatttgttattcaaGCTAAAAAAGGATGTAttgtaataaatatttagtCTGTTGGATAGTCTATGCGGGTGATGTTCTAtataattgtgttttttttttttttttttttttgggtgatgaaATATATAATGGTGGTATTGAATTGATGTATTATAACCAAAATAAAGATCAAAAGGATTTTCAATGGCTGCCTTCAAGTTGTGATCTCATTCATTGTGTTGTACACCCCTTGGGAAATGCGAAAGGCTAGATATGCGTATATTTTATAGGGAAACGTCTCATGAACTAGATGCTACGCAttcaccaaaaccaaaaaaaaaaaaaaaaaaaaaaaaaaaaaaaaaggaaaaaaatgttttttggtaattaatataCACAAAAAAGGAAGAAGCTATGTAGTATAAATGAAACCATATCTAATTTTAAACAattctgcatatatatattttgttacaaTAAATCGGCATGTATGCCTATAATATTATaggtatgtatatttttattgttgaatctattattatttttttttaaaacaaattatttaactatagataaaaatgtttaactactgaaattaaccatttttatcttgaatttgttattattagtaataaaatatgcagcctatttatatataatagacaTACAAATTTATTATGGCAAAATAAACTATTAAAGTTGGTAATAATgtcaattaatttttcaattttaaataattaatttatattactcATACAATTTATTAGGTTATTATATCgctcattgtaaattaaaaaataacttaaccatattaattatatacatgtagacatatatatatatatatatatgtagacatGAAAATGTAAAATTGATTTAAGTTGATCAAATCTTCAAGTGTACCcaaagtttgtttgtttgtacTTGTCTTTCACCTATTTCTAAGTATGTGCTATAAtagctttctttccttttttatacATGTGTGCCATCCACATTTCAAATTAAGCTCCTTCAAACATATACAACCAATTAATAACATATAAGCAAATATAAAAGATGCATGTCTAGAAATgtgtatatgtacatataaatataatatatataataaaaagtaGGAAAGgaagggttttatttttatttttcaatataatagTAGCGAAGGAAGTTAGAAAATTAATGAAGTGAAATACTTGAAAGCCAAAAATGGCAAACGTTGTTTCCAGCATGGTCCTCGAAATCTCTGTTTATCTtaatcacaaaaataattaaaacatcaGTCAAATTGCTAATCTAATAAAACCCATAAAATATTTAGTTGTTGTTCAAACTCCAAAACAAGAGACAAaatatcttattttcttttgtttttcatctttcGTTTTTgtcctattctttttttattttttaatatacttaGATTATTGGTTTCGTTAGTTTATGAACTATGTCTATAATTACAAgttgttttttgatttttttcccaTAACATTTTGGTCTCTAGGTtaagtttttaatatattttagttcttaaaattattttagtttaacttttaataactttaaggcatatatatatatatacatatatttatttatttattacaacaattaaacaacaaattacaaaatcagacaattttataaaatctatatatgcTGCAACAAATGCATTGTATGTTTAAAAGTTGTTAAAATTAGATCAGGAATAGTTTAAGAagacccaacaaaaaaaaaaaaaaaaaacccttaaatttaaatatcaaagtgaaaaaaaagttaaaaatcaaaatggaaGTATAGatctagtttttctttttttttttttgataattaataatagatCTAGTTAGATATTAAAGAGAGGTGATaacccttgtttttttttttttttttaatacaaaatccATATATGCTGCAACAAATGCATTGCATGcttaaaaattgttaaaactaAATTAGAAATAGTATAAGAAcacaaaaaaagggaaaaaaaattacatttaaatatgaaagtgacaaaaaaaagttaaaaatcaaaataaaattatagatcttgttttttgtttttttagggtaattaattatagatATAGTTTAGATATTAAAGAGATGTAATAAGTAatgacttcttcttcttcaatttgtttgttttttttttttttttaaacttacgCAGTCACTGTCACGTCACCGACAAAACAGGAAAACCCGAAAAGGAAAGATTTTATTTCAGAATTTACGGGGTTTACCTGTCTTGTTTCCATTGGTTACATATCAGATTGCAATGATTTTATTGAACCTAGGCCACATACAATCATGCCCATCGTCTCTGTAAAATCTTTGCTCAAAAACCTTTGAACCCAGAGACGGTCTAACCCAGTTCTGGGCACTGGACACACACGAAACCgctcttgtttttgtttgtttgttttttttattttttggcaacACGCCTAAAACTTCCACACATTTTGCGCAAATTGTTCCTGAACTGGTTTTTTCTGTAATACCCAGATGAGGATTTCATCACAATGAAGAGGTTGAAGAAGAATACCTATGATTATGACACGGAAAGTCTTTCTGACTTCGCTGCCCACTTTGTTCTGAGGGATCCAGATAGGAAACTGAGGTTGAGTGTGATGAGGATCATGGGGATCTTTGTGGTTTGCCTGATGGTGTTTTCAGTACTGTTCTCAGTTTCTGTTGTTCTTAAAGACCCACCTTCTGATGGTGTCTTGGATGCTTCAGAAACTAGTGTTCTCCACTTGAAACCTGATAAAGGTACTTGATTTTTGGTTCATTGTAGATGTTGGTTCATGGGTTTGgattatattttctttgtgaGTTTTGTTTTATGTAAAAACCCCAATGTGTTTCTGGTTTTGTCTATGTCAGTTTTTCGATTTTGTATGTGATAATGCTGCTTGACAGCAGTGAATTTATGGTTCATGTTTGAATCTTTAATCTGATTGTTGATTTTACTGCTTGTGCTGGTTGGAATGGTGGAAGGTTTAGTGGTGAAATGCTGAAAAAGACTTTCTTTCATTGGCGTTCTTGAAGTTTTTAAATGCAGTCCAGGTGTTTGAGATGTATTTCATTGGTTATAGAGTAAGCTTAACCTATCTTTATCTGAAACCCTCATCTCTTTTTTGTTGTGTGGAACTCAACTTGACTCAAATAATTGAAGATTTGGATGATTAAATATGAAGATCCATTTTGGTGGTTGAAGATTTTACTTTCTGAAATTTTACATGCCTGCTTcagcttttaaaatttgtttcccTCTTCTTCTTGTTTCTTGCTCTTATTTGCCATTTCTTATCTTCCGTACcgtttttataaatttctgcTTTTAATGATTGTATTAGTTGTAATTTGAGGTCTTTGtcaattttgggaaattttcaCTTATAATTGACGTTTAAAAATGGCATATccctgaaattttatttatttaattatttttttcctttctttcttttgcatgTTAACTAAAATGTTTATCTTCATATATTGAATCTCTAGGACTTTATATTAGTCTGTTAGATGTTGATTTTGGGACTGATAATTTTTGTCAAGTTTCTGAAGCAGTTTTACAAGTTATTATTGAACAATAAGCCTACTTTCTCCCTCTGCCAACTTCTTATGAATGCTGTGTGACTGACTGCTCTATTCGAGTCTCAAAAATTGTGGAATTGCTAGTAGAATCATTGGAATAttcttgaatatttattatctaTGATTTTTATGAACTAACCGCAATATATTCTTTAATGCATCAGACGGTCCCTTTTAAGTCCAGACATCTTAGTCTAACCTTTTTCTTGGAAGGATGTTTATGGTTATTAGACCTCTCTTTCaactaaggttttttttttttttttttttaattttttttttttaaaatcaattaatgTGCGCAGTTGCCAACATTGAATGGTTTGAGATAGATATGGTTGCATGAGAAAGTTATTGGGCGCCTTAAATGgaattttctcttttgcaattattatttttcacttcCTAAGGAATCTCTTGTTGTTGTAACAATTGACATGCAAATTCTATCCATCTAAATCTGATATTCTGTCTCTTAAGTTATATGAATTCCCTTATGATGATGGTAAAGTCATTTCTCAAGTAAGTGAGTTTTTTACctcttaatttttataatttttcagtcATAAGTTCAGAAGATCATCCCTCTGGTTCTGTTGATGTGCAAAAGGATAAACTGTTCAGTGGCCTTCTTGGAACTGGGTCGATTAATGTGCCGAAGGATAAACTGCTTGGTGGCCTTCTTGCTGCTGGATTTGATGAAGGCTCTTGTCTTAGCAGGTACCAGTCAGCTTCATATCGCAAAGAAACATCATACAAACCTTCTTCTTACCTTGTATCCAGGTTAAGAAATTATGAGGCTCTGCACAAACGATGTGGACCTTATACTAAGTCTTATAACAAAACCATCGAAATTCTCAAGTCCGGCCATTACACTGGTGCCTCAGATTGCAACTATGTTGTATGGATTTCCTATAGTGGATTAGGAAATAGGATATTAACTCTAGCTTCTGCATTTCTTTATGCTCTCCTTACAAATCGGGTTCTACTTGTTGACCCTGGAGTTGACATGCCGGATCTTTTCTGTGAACCATTTCCAGAAGCCTCTTGGTTTCTTCCTTCAGATTTCAACCTAAAAAGTCAGTTTGCCAGCTTGGACCAAAAATCTCCTCACTGTTATGGGAAGATGCTGAAGAATAACAGCTTTTCCATTCAAGATGAACATGCACCGACTTTTCTTTACCTCCATCTTGTCCATGACTATGATGATCAGGATAAGCTTTTCTTTTGCGACCAAGATCAAACCTTCCTTCAAAAGATACCTTGGTTGATCATGAAAACA
Protein-coding regions in this window:
- the LOC107419187 gene encoding ribulose-phosphate 3-epimerase, chloroplastic, encoding MSTTSLCSSTLQSQISGFGGGLKLQKPYLSQPSSFTITRKKFMTVVKASSRVDKFSKSDIIVSPSILSANFAKLGEQVKAVELAGCDWIHVDVMDGRFVPNITIGPLVVDALRPVTDLPLDVHLMIVEPEKRVPDFIKAGADIVSVHCENSATIHLHRTIEQIKSLGAKAGVVLNPGTPLTAIEYVLDAVDLVLIMSVNPGFGGQSFIESQVKKTSDLRRLCAEKGVNPWIEVDGGVGPKNAYKVIEAGANALVAGSAVFGAKDYAEAIRGIKTSKRPEAVAV
- the LOC107419203 gene encoding galactoside 2-alpha-L-fucosyltransferase gives rise to the protein MKRLKKNTYDYDTESLSDFAAHFVLRDPDRKLRLSVMRIMGIFVVCLMVFSVLFSVSVVLKDPPSDGVLDASETSVLHLKPDKVISSEDHPSGSVDVQKDKLFSGLLGTGSINVPKDKLLGGLLAAGFDEGSCLSRYQSASYRKETSYKPSSYLVSRLRNYEALHKRCGPYTKSYNKTIEILKSGHYTGASDCNYVVWISYSGLGNRILTLASAFLYALLTNRVLLVDPGVDMPDLFCEPFPEASWFLPSDFNLKSQFASLDQKSPHCYGKMLKNNSFSIQDEHAPTFLYLHLVHDYDDQDKLFFCDQDQTFLQKIPWLIMKTDNYFVPSLFLIPSFEQELSYLFPNKDTVFHFLGRYLLHPSNTVWGLITRYYKAYLANADERMGIQIRVFDTGTGPFQHVLDQILACTIKENLLPEINKQESFSSPSGPLKSKAVLMTSLSSGYFEKVRDMYWEYPTVRGEVIGIFQPSHEEYQQTEKQMHNQKALAEMYLLSLTDVLVTSSWSTFGYVAQSLGGLKPWILYKPENRTAPDPPCRRAMSMEPCFHAPPFYDCKAKRGTDTGALVPHVRHCEDMSWGLKLVDHYDEL